In Fusobacterium canifelinum, a genomic segment contains:
- a CDS encoding YARHG domain-containing protein: protein MKKTFLAIIFFFLNILVFANDWEFGSGGEHIIPLKGSNMSIKKEKITLKLTPDGMLVNVKFTFDNPMAENKIIGFVTPESGGNGAGPDPGEEKKRNRKPEPLKIKNFKTTVNGKEVKSNVELLSNLLSKGVLDNNVIKEYIEKEKFFYNYVYYFNADFKQGVNVIEHSYFYTGSYGVYQRYFEYVVTTISKWKNKTVEDFEIEVHPGSYFVQLPYSFSWWDITKKINWEIVGKGKMVTIEPSYPYPNDKVSDENRHGAVYLKLDNGFVRCKTKNFSPNKDFYMTRMDNVLGLEYQFPEGKVQGYKFKDKYFEIAARGNGYGDTGFIKDYQQDLNDKDLDILRNYPYALAGYDFAKKDLKDYFSQFIWYSPVSKNVKIDSNYDIIIKAVDEIKTKRKK from the coding sequence ATGAAAAAGACTTTTCTAGCAATTATATTTTTCTTTTTAAACATTCTTGTCTTTGCTAATGACTGGGAGTTTGGTTCAGGTGGTGAACATATAATTCCTTTAAAAGGTTCTAATATGAGCATAAAAAAGGAAAAAATCACTTTAAAATTAACACCAGATGGAATGTTAGTTAATGTAAAATTCACTTTTGACAACCCTATGGCTGAAAATAAAATAATAGGTTTTGTTACACCTGAAAGTGGTGGTAATGGTGCTGGTCCAGACCCAGGTGAAGAGAAAAAAAGAAATAGAAAACCTGAACCTTTAAAAATTAAAAATTTTAAAACTACTGTTAATGGTAAAGAAGTTAAATCTAATGTTGAACTATTATCTAATTTACTTTCAAAAGGTGTTTTAGATAATAATGTTATAAAAGAATATATAGAAAAAGAAAAGTTCTTCTATAATTATGTTTATTACTTCAATGCAGACTTTAAACAAGGAGTAAATGTTATAGAGCATAGCTATTTTTATACTGGTTCTTATGGAGTATATCAAAGATATTTTGAATATGTAGTAACTACTATCTCTAAATGGAAAAACAAAACTGTTGAAGATTTTGAAATTGAAGTTCACCCTGGAAGTTATTTTGTTCAATTACCTTATTCTTTTTCTTGGTGGGATATTACCAAAAAAATTAACTGGGAAATTGTTGGTAAGGGGAAAATGGTTACAATAGAACCAAGTTATCCTTATCCTAATGATAAAGTTTCAGATGAAAATAGACATGGTGCAGTTTATTTAAAACTTGATAATGGTTTTGTAAGATGCAAAACTAAAAACTTCTCTCCCAATAAAGATTTCTATATGACTCGTATGGATAATGTTTTAGGGCTTGAATATCAATTCCCAGAAGGAAAAGTTCAAGGATACAAGTTTAAAGATAAATATTTTGAAATTGCAGCTAGAGGAAATGGATATGGAGATACAGGTTTTATTAAAGACTATCAACAAGATTTAAATGATAAAGATTTAGATATTCTTCGTAACTATCCTTATGCTTTAGCTGGATATGATTTTGCTAAAAAAGATTTAAAAGATTATTTTTCACAATTTATTTGGTATAGTCCAGTTAGTAAAAATGTAAAGATTGATTCTAACTATGATATCATAATAAAAGCTGTTGATGAAATAAAAACAAAAAGAAAAAAATAA
- a CDS encoding DDE-type integrase/transposase/recombinase → MFAKNNLRKEYHNMIIQLFNYIFQIIFSIFEKEFNNLNQTIFSKDNTIAKLNKTILILKDKIKELNTDNENLIICETSISPSYLPFEVDIAPLSVEVVKPTLNYKNLIKGKIFKTSKCVKNKTLPYPEQVCPKCSSPYEYHSRHSKNQKKCKCCNAHFNIEKMRKHTHNSFYCPYCKKALSLRAKRTSFDVYVCKNQKCSYHIEKKKTSKHHRDKISYIYRHINLQIDEIFNIIKDSKIVSKFSFYFKKFNMDIFSKALTIKVNLKQSNRNTAQAMKDLFGIEISHTQIANYCEYGAAFAALFNAHAPFKPSQNLVADETYIKINGKRHYVWIIYDRDKETVVSYHISNVRDTKACIVAIVKAINKYPELPKELNFASDAYTAYPLALQYVAKEYNIRIKHSFVKGLQIQTNEDSDTRIAKQQIERLNRTFKESYRITTGYGTLKGAIASFELWMLYYNYLRIKGDSTINSLEFIDKRINTSNLLMPMKWTMIIKYIIQNYVT, encoded by the coding sequence ATGTTTGCAAAAAACAACTTAAGAAAGGAATATCACAACATGATTATACAACTTTTTAACTATATTTTTCAAATTATTTTTTCTATCTTTGAAAAAGAATTTAATAATCTTAATCAAACTATTTTTTCTAAAGATAATACTATTGCTAAACTTAATAAAACTATTCTTATCTTAAAAGATAAAATTAAAGAACTTAATACAGATAATGAAAATCTAATTATTTGTGAAACTTCTATTTCTCCCTCTTATCTACCTTTTGAGGTAGATATTGCTCCTCTTTCTGTTGAAGTTGTTAAGCCTACTCTTAATTACAAAAATCTCATAAAAGGAAAAATTTTTAAAACTTCTAAATGTGTTAAGAATAAAACATTACCTTATCCAGAGCAAGTTTGTCCTAAGTGTTCTTCACCTTATGAATATCATTCGCGCCATTCTAAAAATCAAAAGAAATGTAAGTGCTGTAATGCACATTTTAATATAGAAAAAATGAGAAAACATACACATAACAGTTTCTATTGTCCTTATTGTAAGAAAGCTCTTTCACTTAGAGCAAAGAGAACTTCTTTTGATGTCTATGTTTGTAAAAATCAAAAATGTTCTTATCACATTGAAAAGAAAAAAACATCAAAACATCATAGAGATAAAATATCTTATATCTACAGACATATTAATCTTCAGATAGATGAGATTTTTAATATCATAAAGGATTCTAAAATAGTATCTAAATTCAGTTTTTATTTCAAAAAATTTAATATGGATATTTTCTCTAAAGCGCTTACTATCAAAGTTAATCTTAAACAGTCAAATAGAAATACAGCTCAAGCAATGAAAGATTTATTTGGTATAGAAATATCACATACACAAATAGCTAATTACTGTGAGTATGGTGCAGCTTTTGCTGCACTATTTAATGCACATGCACCTTTTAAGCCCTCGCAAAATCTTGTCGCTGATGAAACATACATCAAAATTAATGGTAAGAGGCATTATGTTTGGATTATCTATGATCGTGATAAAGAAACTGTAGTTTCTTATCATATTTCCAATGTTCGAGACACTAAAGCTTGTATTGTGGCAATAGTAAAGGCTATTAATAAGTATCCAGAGCTTCCCAAAGAGCTAAATTTTGCTTCAGATGCCTATACTGCTTATCCACTGGCACTTCAATATGTTGCAAAAGAGTATAATATTAGAATTAAGCACTCATTTGTAAAAGGTCTTCAAATACAAACAAATGAAGATAGTGATACAAGAATAGCTAAACAACAAATTGAAAGACTTAATCGCACATTTAAAGAAAGTTATAGAATAACTACAGGTTATGGTACACTAAAGGGAGCAATAGCCTCTTTTGAATTATGGATGTTGTACTACAATTATCTTCGTATCAAAGGGGATAGCACAATTAATTCACTTGAATTTATAGATAAAAGAATTAATACTTCAAATTTATTAATGCCAATGAAGTGGACAATGATAATTAAGTATATTATCCAAAATTATGTGACCTGA
- a CDS encoding YARHG domain-containing protein — MKKILLVILFCFLGIFAFANDWEFGSEGEHIIPLKGSNMSIKKEKITLKLTPDGMLVNVKFTFDNPTAENKIIGFVTPESGGTGEEDGEKGNRKPEPLKIKNFKTTVNGKEVKSNVELLSKLLSKGVLDNNVTKEFTEKEKNFYNYVYFFNADFKQGENIVEHSYFYTGSYGIYQRDFGYVVTTISKWKNKTVEDFEIEVHPGNYFVQLPYSFWKNTKKINWEIVGKGKMVTIDPTNPNDKDANGIEKHGTVFLKLNNGFVRYKTKNFSPTDDFYMSRMDNVLGFGYQFPEGKVQGYKFKDKYFEIVARGNGYGDTDFIKDYQQDLNDKDLDIIRNYPYALSGYDFARKDLKDYFSQFIWYSPVSKNVKIDSDYDVIIKAVDEIKAKRKK, encoded by the coding sequence ATGAAAAAAATTTTATTGGTAATTTTATTTTGTTTTTTAGGAATTTTTGCCTTTGCTAATGACTGGGAATTTGGTTCTGAAGGTGAGCATATAATTCCTTTAAAAGGTTCTAATATGAGTATAAAAAAGGAAAAAATCACTTTAAAATTAACACCAGATGGAATGTTAGTTAATGTAAAATTCACTTTTGATAACCCTACAGCTGAAAACAAGATAATAGGTTTTGTTACACCTGAAAGTGGTGGTACTGGTGAAGAAGATGGAGAAAAAGGAAATAGAAAACCTGAACCTTTAAAAATTAAAAATTTTAAAACTACTGTTAATGGTAAAGAAGTTAAATCTAATGTTGAATTATTATCTAAATTGCTTTCAAAAGGTGTTTTAGATAATAATGTTACAAAAGAATTTACAGAAAAAGAAAAAAACTTCTATAACTATGTTTATTTCTTCAATGCAGACTTTAAACAAGGAGAAAATATTGTAGAGCATAGCTATTTCTATACTGGTTCTTATGGAATTTATCAAAGAGATTTTGGCTATGTAGTAACTACTATTTCTAAATGGAAAAACAAGACTGTTGAAGATTTTGAAATTGAAGTTCATCCTGGAAATTATTTTGTTCAATTACCTTATTCTTTCTGGAAGAATACAAAGAAAATTAACTGGGAAATTGTTGGTAAAGGAAAAATGGTTACAATAGATCCAACTAACCCAAATGATAAGGATGCAAATGGAATTGAAAAACATGGAACAGTTTTCTTAAAACTTAATAATGGTTTTGTAAGATATAAGACTAAAAACTTCTCTCCTACTGATGACTTCTATATGTCTCGTATGGATAATGTTTTAGGATTTGGATACCAATTCCCAGAAGGAAAAGTTCAAGGATACAAGTTTAAAGATAAATATTTTGAAATTGTAGCTAGAGGAAATGGATATGGAGATACAGATTTTATTAAAGATTATCAACAAGATTTAAATGATAAAGATTTAGACATAATTCGTAATTATCCTTATGCTTTATCTGGATATGATTTTGCTAGAAAAGATTTAAAAGATTACTTTTCACAATTTATTTGGTATAGTCCAGTTAGTAAAAATGTAAAGATTGATTCTGATTATGATGTTATAATAAAAGCTGTTGATGAAATAAAGGCAAAAAGAAAGAAATAA
- a CDS encoding GntR family transcriptional regulator: MKVVKDLLSEQIYKILKNDIINSKINFGEVLVNKNLQERFEVSSTPIRDAILRLKEDGIIEEVTRSGAKLIDFDPNFACEVNQLIMTITLGVIEYSLENIENRKVILDNLKKYVKLQQNSLSDDLYYEYDYHFHKTFFDYSNNKLLKDLFKKYNLINEILVKAYHKGAFSLEIRMACLEDHKNIINSIEENNISKTLNSVKKHYLRADRIFKNKLKIN; this comes from the coding sequence ATGAAAGTGGTAAAAGACCTACTAAGTGAGCAAATATATAAGATTTTAAAAAATGATATTATAAATTCTAAAATAAATTTTGGTGAAGTTTTAGTTAATAAAAATCTACAAGAAAGATTTGAGGTAAGTTCTACTCCAATAAGAGATGCAATTCTTCGTCTAAAAGAAGATGGAATAATAGAGGAAGTAACAAGATCAGGAGCTAAGTTAATAGATTTTGACCCTAATTTTGCTTGTGAAGTTAATCAATTAATTATGACTATTACCTTAGGTGTTATTGAATATTCACTAGAAAATATAGAAAATAGAAAAGTGATTCTTGATAACTTAAAAAAATATGTAAAACTACAACAAAATAGTTTATCTGATGATTTATATTATGAATACGATTACCATTTTCATAAAACTTTTTTTGATTACTCAAATAACAAGTTATTGAAAGATTTATTTAAAAAATATAATTTAATCAATGAAATTTTGGTTAAGGCTTATCATAAAGGAGCTTTTTCCTTAGAGATTAGAATGGCTTGTTTAGAAGATCATAAAAATATTATCAATTCTATTGAAGAAAATAATATATCTAAGACTTTGAATTCAGTAAAGAAACATTATCTAAGAGCTGATAGAATATTTAAAAATAAATTAAAAATAAATTAA
- a CDS encoding tyrosine phenol-lyase: MRFEDYPAEPFRIKSVETVKMIDRAAREEVIKKAGYNTFLINSEDVYIDLLTDSGTNAMSDKQWGGLMQGDEAYAGSRNFFHLEETVKEIFGFKHIVPTHQGRGAENLLSQIAIKPGQYVPGNMYFTTTRYHQERNGGIFKDIIRDEAHDATLNVPFKGDIDLNKLQKLIDEVGAENIAYVCLAVTVNLAGGQPVSMKNMKAVRELTKKHGIKVFYDATRCVENAYFIKEQEEGYQDKTIKEIVHEMFSYADGCTMSGKKDCLVNIGGFLCMNDEDLFLAAKELVVVYEGMPSYGGLAGRDMEAMAIGLKESLQYEYIRHRVLQVRYLGEKLKEAGVPILEPVGGHAVFLDARRFCPHIPQEEFPAQALAAAIYLECGVRTMERGIISAGRDVKTGENHKPKLETVRVTIPRRVYTYKHMDLVAEGIIKLYKHKEDIKPLEFVYEPKQLRFFTARFGIKK, encoded by the coding sequence ATGAGATTTGAAGATTATCCAGCAGAGCCATTTAGAATTAAAAGTGTAGAAACTGTTAAAATGATTGACAGAGCAGCAAGAGAAGAAGTAATTAAAAAAGCAGGATATAATACTTTCTTAATTAACTCTGAAGATGTTTACATTGATTTATTAACTGATAGTGGAACTAATGCTATGAGTGATAAACAATGGGGTGGACTTATGCAAGGTGATGAAGCCTATGCAGGAAGTAGAAATTTCTTCCATTTAGAAGAAACTGTTAAAGAAATATTTGGGTTTAAACATATAGTTCCTACTCACCAAGGAAGAGGAGCAGAAAATCTTTTATCTCAAATAGCTATAAAACCTGGACAATATGTTCCTGGTAATATGTATTTTACAACTACTAGATATCACCAAGAAAGAAATGGTGGAATATTTAAAGATATCATAAGAGATGAAGCACATGATGCAACTCTTAATGTTCCTTTCAAAGGAGATATAGACTTAAATAAATTACAAAAATTGATAGATGAAGTTGGAGCAGAAAACATTGCTTATGTTTGTTTAGCTGTAACTGTAAACCTTGCTGGTGGACAACCAGTTTCTATGAAAAATATGAAAGCAGTTAGAGAATTAACTAAAAAACATGGAATCAAAGTTTTCTATGATGCAACTAGATGTGTTGAAAATGCTTACTTCATTAAAGAACAAGAAGAAGGATATCAAGATAAAACTATCAAAGAAATAGTACATGAAATGTTTAGCTATGCTGATGGATGTACTATGAGTGGTAAAAAAGACTGTCTTGTTAATATTGGTGGATTCTTATGTATGAATGATGAAGATTTATTCTTAGCAGCAAAAGAATTAGTTGTTGTTTATGAAGGAATGCCTTCTTATGGAGGACTTGCTGGTAGAGATATGGAAGCTATGGCAATAGGTTTAAAAGAATCTTTACAATATGAATACATAAGACATAGAGTTTTACAAGTTAGATACCTAGGAGAAAAATTAAAAGAAGCTGGAGTACCTATACTTGAACCAGTTGGAGGACATGCTGTATTCTTAGATGCTAGAAGATTCTGTCCTCATATCCCTCAAGAAGAATTCCCAGCTCAAGCACTTGCAGCAGCAATTTATCTTGAATGTGGTGTAAGAACTATGGAAAGAGGAATCATTTCAGCAGGTAGAGATGTAAAAACTGGTGAAAACCATAAACCTAAACTAGAAACTGTTAGAGTTACTATCCCAAGAAGAGTTTATACTTATAAACATATGGATTTAGTAGCAGAAGGTATAATTAAATTATACAAACATAAAGAAGATATAAAACCATTAGAATTTGTATATGAACCAAAGCAATTAAGATTCTTTACAGCTAGATTTGGAATAAAAAAATAA
- a CDS encoding sodium-dependent transporter, which produces MDNSERKFQSKLGFILTCVGSAVGMANIWAFPYRVGKYGGAVFLLIYFMFIALFSYVGLSAEYLIGRRAETGTLGSYEYAWNEKGKGKLGYTLAYIPLLGSMSIAIGYAIIAAWVLRTFGAAVTGKILEVDTAQFFGEAVTGNFVIMPWHIAVIVLTLLTLFAGAKSIEKTNKIMMPSFFILFFILAIRVAFLPGAIEGYKYLFIPDWSYLSNVETWVNAMGQAFFSLSITGSGMIVCGAYLDKKEDIINGALQTGIFDTIAAMIAAFVVIPASFAFGYPASAGPSLMFMTIPEVFKQMPFGQLLAILFFVSVVFAAISSLQNMFEVVGESIITRFKLSRKTVIFLLAIVSLAIGIFIEPENKVGPWMDVVTIYIIPFGAVLGAISWYWLLKKESYMEELNQGSKVTRSEMYHTIGKYVYVPLVLVVFILGVVYHGIG; this is translated from the coding sequence ATGGACAATTCGGAAAGAAAATTTCAGTCAAAATTAGGCTTTATATTAACTTGTGTCGGTTCTGCCGTTGGGATGGCTAATATTTGGGCTTTTCCATATAGGGTTGGAAAATACGGAGGAGCTGTATTTTTATTAATATATTTTATGTTTATTGCATTATTTTCTTATGTTGGATTATCAGCTGAATACTTAATAGGAAGAAGAGCAGAAACAGGAACATTGGGTTCCTATGAATATGCTTGGAATGAAAAAGGAAAAGGTAAGTTAGGATATACTTTAGCTTATATACCTCTTTTAGGTTCTATGAGTATAGCTATTGGATACGCGATAATTGCTGCTTGGGTATTAAGAACCTTTGGAGCTGCTGTTACTGGAAAAATTTTAGAAGTTGATACAGCACAATTTTTTGGTGAAGCTGTCACTGGAAATTTTGTAATAATGCCTTGGCATATAGCAGTAATTGTTTTAACTCTACTTACACTTTTTGCTGGAGCAAAGAGTATAGAAAAAACTAATAAAATAATGATGCCTTCATTCTTTATACTATTTTTCATATTAGCAATAAGAGTTGCATTTTTACCTGGTGCCATTGAAGGATATAAGTACTTGTTTATACCTGATTGGTCTTATTTATCTAATGTAGAAACTTGGGTAAATGCAATGGGACAAGCTTTCTTCTCTCTTTCTATAACTGGAAGTGGAATGATAGTTTGTGGAGCATACCTAGATAAAAAAGAAGATATAATCAATGGTGCATTACAAACTGGTATTTTTGATACAATAGCTGCAATGATAGCTGCCTTTGTTGTAATTCCAGCATCATTTGCATTTGGATATCCTGCAAGTGCTGGACCATCTTTGATGTTTATGACTATACCCGAAGTTTTTAAACAAATGCCATTCGGACAATTATTAGCAATATTATTCTTTGTATCTGTTGTATTTGCTGCTATCAGTTCATTACAAAATATGTTTGAAGTTGTTGGTGAATCAATAATAACAAGATTTAAACTATCAAGAAAAACTGTTATTTTCTTACTTGCAATAGTGTCTCTTGCTATTGGAATATTTATTGAACCTGAAAATAAAGTTGGACCTTGGATGGATGTAGTTACTATATATATAATTCCATTTGGAGCAGTATTAGGAGCAATTTCTTGGTATTGGCTACTAAAAAAAGAATCTTATATGGAAGAACTTAATCAAGGAAGTAAAGTCACTCGTTCAGAAATGTATCACACTATCGGAAAATATGTATATGTACCATTAGTTCTAGTAGTATTTATACTTGGTGTTGTCTATCATGGTATTGGATAA
- a CDS encoding DnaJ domain-containing protein: protein MEVILVALLILFFILVGAFGIENAFKMLPFVIFFGIAIYFVGWLIMFLAPVILFWIIYNLLTGKNRKKNSTYSRTYRRADDDFFNSYGSRTGSTNRTYYGGFNSREEAEEFFRTFFGGGFGQSSTGTGGSTYGGGYSSQNGGSSYQRNTSSTYTTDKSKYYTILGVNRGASQDEIKKAYHKLAKEHHPDRFVNSSDSEKKYHENKMKEINDAYENLTK from the coding sequence GTGGAAGTTATATTAGTAGCTTTGCTAATATTATTTTTTATATTAGTAGGAGCTTTTGGAATTGAAAATGCTTTTAAGATGCTTCCATTTGTTATTTTTTTTGGAATAGCAATTTATTTTGTAGGTTGGCTGATTATGTTTCTTGCACCAGTGATATTATTTTGGATTATTTATAATCTTCTTACAGGTAAAAATAGAAAGAAAAACTCCACATATTCAAGAACATATAGAAGAGCTGATGATGATTTCTTTAACTCATATGGAAGTAGAACAGGTTCAACAAATAGAACATATTATGGTGGATTTAATAGTAGAGAAGAAGCAGAAGAATTTTTTAGAACTTTCTTTGGTGGAGGTTTTGGCCAAAGTTCAACAGGTACTGGTGGAAGTACTTATGGTGGTGGATATAGTAGTCAAAATGGTGGTAGTAGCTATCAAAGAAATACTTCTAGTACATATACAACTGATAAAAGTAAATATTATACTATTTTAGGAGTAAATAGAGGTGCAAGTCAAGATGAAATAAAGAAAGCATATCATAAACTTGCAAAAGAACATCACCCAGATAGATTTGTTAATTCATCTGATAGTGAAAAAAAATATCATGAAAATAAAATGAAAGAAATAAATGATGCTTACGAAAATTTAACAAAATAA
- the glmU gene encoding bifunctional UDP-N-acetylglucosamine diphosphorylase/glucosamine-1-phosphate N-acetyltransferase GlmU yields MKSIIMAAGKGTRMKSDLPKVVHLAHGKPMVVRIIDALNALDVEENILILGHKKEKVLEVLGNDVSYVVQEEQLGTGHAVKQAVPKIKDYDGDVLIINGDIPLIRKQTLIDFYNFYKTENADGIILSAIFENPFSYGRVLKEGNRVLRIVEEKEANEEQKKVKEINAGVYIFKAQDLVKALEKINNNNEKGEYYITDVIEILSNEDKKVISYSLEDSMEIQGVNSKVELALVSKVLRERKNTSLMEDGVILIDPATAYIDDEVKIGRDTTIYPNVTLQGNTEIGENSEILSGTRIVDSKIYDNVRIESSVIEESIVENGVTIGPYAHLRPKSHLKENVHIGNFVETKKSTLEKGVKAGHLTYLGDAHIGEKTNIGAGTITCNYDGKNKFKTEIGKEVFIGSDTMLVAPVNIGDNSLIGAGSVITKDVPSDSLSVERSKQIIKEGWKK; encoded by the coding sequence ATGAAGTCAATTATTATGGCTGCTGGAAAAGGAACAAGAATGAAATCTGATTTACCAAAAGTTGTTCATCTAGCACATGGAAAACCTATGGTTGTCAGAATCATAGATGCTTTAAATGCTCTTGATGTTGAAGAAAATATCTTAATACTTGGGCATAAGAAAGAAAAAGTTTTAGAAGTTTTAGGAAATGATGTAAGTTATGTTGTTCAAGAAGAACAATTAGGAACAGGACATGCAGTAAAACAAGCTGTTCCAAAGATAAAAGATTATGATGGAGATGTTTTAATAATTAATGGGGATATTCCTCTAATTAGAAAACAAACTTTAATAGATTTCTATAATTTCTATAAAACTGAAAATGCTGATGGTATTATCTTATCTGCTATCTTTGAAAATCCATTTAGTTATGGTAGAGTATTAAAAGAGGGAAACAGAGTTTTAAGAATTGTTGAAGAAAAAGAAGCAAATGAAGAACAAAAGAAAGTCAAGGAAATAAATGCAGGAGTATATATTTTTAAAGCTCAAGATTTAGTTAAAGCCTTAGAAAAAATAAACAATAACAATGAAAAAGGTGAATACTATATAACTGATGTTATAGAAATATTATCTAATGAAGATAAAAAGGTTATTTCATATTCTCTTGAAGATAGTATGGAAATTCAAGGTGTAAATTCAAAAGTTGAGTTAGCACTTGTTTCTAAAGTTTTAAGAGAAAGAAAAAATACTTCTCTTATGGAAGATGGGGTTATCTTAATTGACCCTGCTACTGCATACATTGATGATGAAGTAAAAATTGGTAGAGATACAACTATCTATCCTAATGTAACTTTACAAGGAAATACAGAAATTGGAGAGAATTCTGAAATATTATCAGGAACAAGAATTGTAGACAGTAAAATATATGATAATGTTAGAATTGAAAGCTCTGTTATTGAAGAAAGTATAGTTGAAAATGGGGTAACTATTGGACCTTATGCTCATTTAAGACCAAAATCTCATTTGAAAGAAAATGTACATATTGGTAACTTTGTTGAAACTAAGAAATCTACCCTTGAAAAAGGTGTTAAAGCTGGACATTTAACTTATTTAGGTGATGCTCATATTGGTGAAAAAACTAACATAGGTGCAGGTACTATAACATGTAACTATGATGGTAAAAATAAATTTAAAACAGAAATTGGTAAGGAAGTTTTTATAGGAAGTGACACTATGCTTGTTGCTCCTGTAAATATTGGGGATAATTCCCTTATTGGTGCTGGTTCAGTTATAACAAAAGATGTCCCTAGTGACTCTTTGAGCGTTGAAAGAAGTAAACAAATAATAAAGGAAGGGTGGAAAAAGTAA
- a CDS encoding ribose-phosphate diphosphokinase yields the protein MINFNNVKIFSGSSNLELAKKIAEKSGLQLGKAEIQRFKDGEVYIEIEETVRGRDVFVVQSTSEPVNENLMELLIFVDALKRASAKTINVIIPYYGYARQDRKSKPREPITSKLVANLLTTAGVNRVIAMDLHADQIQGFFDIPVDHMQALPLMARYFKEKGLYGDDVVVVSPDVGGVKRARKLAEKLDCKIAIIDKRRPKPNVAEVMNLIGEVEGKVAIFIDDMIDTAGTITNGADAIAQRGAKEVYACCSHAVFSDPAIERLEKSALKEVVITDSIALPERKRIDKVTILSVDTVFANAIDRITNNQSVSELFN from the coding sequence ATGATAAATTTTAATAATGTTAAAATTTTCTCTGGAAGTTCAAATTTAGAATTAGCAAAAAAAATTGCAGAAAAATCAGGTTTACAACTTGGAAAAGCAGAAATTCAAAGATTCAAAGACGGAGAAGTCTATATTGAAATTGAAGAAACTGTTAGAGGGAGAGATGTATTTGTTGTTCAATCTACTTCTGAACCTGTAAATGAAAATCTTATGGAACTTTTAATATTTGTTGATGCTTTAAAAAGAGCTTCAGCTAAAACAATAAATGTTATTATTCCATACTATGGTTATGCTAGACAAGATAGAAAGTCTAAACCAAGAGAGCCAATTACTTCTAAACTTGTTGCAAATTTACTTACAACAGCTGGTGTAAATAGAGTTATTGCTATGGATTTACATGCTGATCAAATCCAAGGTTTCTTTGATATTCCAGTTGACCATATGCAAGCATTACCTCTAATGGCAAGATATTTTAAAGAAAAAGGTCTTTATGGAGATGATGTTGTTGTAGTTTCTCCTGATGTTGGTGGAGTTAAAAGAGCTAGAAAATTAGCAGAAAAATTAGATTGTAAAATAGCAATTATTGATAAAAGAAGACCTAAACCTAATGTTGCAGAAGTTATGAATTTAATTGGGGAAGTTGAAGGAAAAGTTGCTATATTTATAGATGATATGATAGATACAGCTGGAACTATTACAAATGGTGCAGATGCAATAGCTCAAAGAGGTGCAAAAGAAGTATATGCTTGTTGTTCGCATGCAGTATTCTCTGACCCAGCAATAGAAAGATTAGAAAAATCTGCTTTAAAAGAAGTAGTAATTACAGATTCAATAGCTTTACCTGAAAGAAAAAGAATAGACAAAGTTACAATATTATCAGTAGATACTGTTTTTGCAAATGCAATAGATAGAATAACTAACAATCAATCTGTTTCAGAGTTATTTAATTAA